A genomic segment from Paenibacillus sp. encodes:
- a CDS encoding Gfo/Idh/MocA family protein, whose amino-acid sequence MNLKLGMIGLDTSHSVAFAELLQDEAHPNHVPGGRVTVAYPGGSPDIELSRSRVAGFAEQLRDRFGADLVDSPAQVAEEADAIMIVALDGRSHLELFREVAPFGKPVFIDKPLAVSHREALAIRDLSERYGTPVMSSSSLRFSGAIAEALKESGGALGADCFGPMPLEPSQPGLFWYGIHTVEMLYAILGPGCAKVTASTNDDHELVVGEWADGRIGTVRGTRAGHSRFGAIIHGKDHSILADASGYTKPFYAELVERLVRFFQTGIPAVPLSETLELIRFIEAANESRGTGRSVRL is encoded by the coding sequence GTGAATTTGAAACTTGGCATGATCGGGCTGGACACGTCGCATTCCGTCGCCTTCGCCGAATTGCTCCAAGACGAAGCGCATCCGAACCACGTACCGGGAGGCCGCGTCACCGTCGCTTACCCGGGCGGCTCGCCCGATATCGAACTCAGCCGCTCACGCGTCGCCGGCTTCGCGGAGCAGCTCCGCGACCGATTCGGGGCCGACCTCGTCGATTCGCCTGCGCAGGTTGCGGAGGAAGCCGACGCCATTATGATCGTGGCGCTCGACGGCCGCTCGCATCTAGAGCTATTCCGCGAGGTCGCCCCGTTCGGCAAGCCCGTCTTCATCGACAAGCCGCTCGCCGTCTCGCACCGCGAAGCGCTGGCCATCCGAGACCTCTCGGAGCGGTACGGAACGCCCGTCATGAGCAGCTCTTCGCTGCGGTTTTCCGGCGCGATCGCCGAAGCGCTCAAGGAATCCGGCGGTGCGCTCGGCGCCGATTGCTTCGGCCCAATGCCGCTCGAGCCGTCGCAGCCGGGCTTATTTTGGTACGGGATCCATACGGTCGAGATGCTGTATGCGATTTTAGGCCCTGGCTGCGCGAAAGTGACCGCCTCGACGAACGACGATCACGAACTCGTCGTAGGCGAGTGGGCGGACGGACGGATCGGCACCGTCCGCGGCACGCGCGCCGGCCATTCCCGTTTCGGCGCCATTATTCACGGCAAGGACCATTCCATCCTCGCCGACGCAAGCGGGTACACGAAGCCGTTTTATGCCGAGCTCGTTGAACGACTTGTCCGGTTTTTCCAAACCGGGATCCCTGCCGTTCCGCTCTCGGAGACGCTGGAACTGATCCGCTTCATCGAAGCCGCCAACGAAAGCCGGGGAACCGGGCGCTCCGTCCGATTATAA
- a CDS encoding small acid-soluble spore protein H, protein MNRQRAQEIADSPVMANVTYEGVPIYIQHVDHANETARVFPLDDRQNEYEVPVSMLQEH, encoded by the coding sequence GTGAATCGGCAGCGCGCGCAAGAAATCGCGGATTCTCCCGTCATGGCGAATGTAACGTATGAAGGGGTTCCGATTTATATCCAGCACGTAGATCATGCGAACGAAACGGCGAGAGTGTTCCCACTGGACGACCGCCAGAACGAATACGAAGTGCCGGTTAGCATGCTTCAGGAGCATTAA
- a CDS encoding DUF3846 domain-containing protein — MPKVLVAVPGEPVAFANVKESKESIAGLLGGPLECVRLERGLTLYCNGQGNADDLPINPHFSQGLVRGPIVIAREEAAGTVGGIEDSEIPWIMDAYIRTDDFV; from the coding sequence ATGCCGAAGGTGCTGGTAGCCGTTCCCGGGGAGCCTGTCGCGTTCGCGAACGTCAAGGAGAGCAAGGAATCGATCGCCGGGTTGCTCGGCGGTCCTCTTGAATGCGTTCGGCTGGAGCGCGGATTAACCTTGTACTGCAACGGACAAGGAAATGCGGACGATTTGCCGATCAATCCGCATTTCAGTCAAGGGCTGGTTCGGGGACCGATCGTCATCGCCCGAGAGGAAGCGGCAGGGACGGTCGGCGGAATCGAGGACAGCGAAATTCCATGGATTATGGATGCCTATATCCGAACCGATGATTTTGTATGA
- the xerS gene encoding tyrosine recombinase XerS: protein MNVIKERDLRLLESRLPSLPWYVERFVEHKLPDLSPSTLLEYTRDFEVFFRWLIQEGLTSASALPHIPLSDLETLTMENIDAFKLYLQLRIANSLTTRERKLASLRSLFHYLSQIAEDEQHYPLLKRNVMAKLRAHRLTNSKQAASRLKGKILEDDQEISDFVAFVESGYLRYAADNPQALHYYEMNRIRDTAIVRLILSSGMRVSEIVNLDVDDIDMSKRIAYIYRKGSEDPGAKQGVYFAESGKEAVLAYLQVRDSVYTPKRSEKGLFLAISRGKANGKRMSKRAIQQMVSKYAAAFGKPQMTVHKLRHSFATSYYLKNDIYKTQRQLGHASTDTTQIYAQLTDKTMETAINRL, encoded by the coding sequence ATGAATGTCATTAAAGAACGCGACTTGCGACTTCTTGAAAGCCGCCTCCCTTCGCTCCCCTGGTATGTGGAGCGATTCGTCGAACACAAGCTGCCGGACTTATCCCCCTCTACCCTCTTAGAATACACCCGGGACTTCGAAGTGTTTTTTCGATGGTTGATTCAGGAAGGGCTTACGTCCGCTTCGGCTCTCCCCCACATTCCATTAAGCGATTTAGAGACTTTAACCATGGAAAACATCGACGCCTTCAAGCTATATCTTCAACTTCGTATTGCGAATTCGCTTACGACGCGGGAGCGTAAGCTTGCCTCCCTGCGATCGCTCTTCCATTATCTGAGCCAAATCGCCGAAGACGAACAGCACTACCCATTATTAAAACGAAATGTGATGGCAAAATTAAGGGCGCATCGTCTAACCAATTCCAAACAGGCGGCTTCTAGACTGAAGGGTAAAATTCTCGAGGACGATCAAGAGATTTCCGATTTCGTTGCGTTCGTCGAGTCCGGTTATTTGAGGTATGCCGCGGACAACCCCCAAGCGCTTCATTATTATGAAATGAATCGTATACGCGACACGGCGATCGTTAGGTTGATCCTCTCGTCTGGAATGCGCGTCTCCGAGATCGTGAATCTAGATGTTGATGATATCGATATGTCTAAGAGAATTGCTTACATCTACAGAAAAGGCAGCGAAGACCCGGGTGCGAAACAAGGCGTATATTTTGCGGAGTCGGGTAAAGAAGCCGTACTCGCTTATTTGCAAGTCAGGGATTCGGTGTATACTCCTAAGCGTTCGGAGAAAGGCTTGTTCCTTGCGATTTCCAGGGGAAAAGCGAACGGAAAGCGCATGTCGAAGCGGGCCATCCAACAAATGGTGAGCAAATATGCGGCCGCGTTTGGAAAGCCGCAGATGACCGTTCATAAGCTGCGTCACTCGTTCGCAACTAGTTATTACCTCAAAAACGATATTTACAAAACGCAGCGACAATTAGGCCACGCAAGTACGGATACGACACAAATCTATGCGCAGTTAACGGACAAGACCATGGAAACGGCTATTAATCGGCTGTAA
- a CDS encoding phosphoglycerate mutase family protein has translation MAIYFVRHGVDDEGYRGGWSQRGLNAEGYRQSEKLGRYLKDNKSTFQIHRIVSSDLQRAMERRYNEDV, from the coding sequence ATGGCTATATATTTTGTGAGACATGGTGTGGACGATGAAGGATATCGTGGGGGCTGGAGCCAAAGAGGACTTAATGCTGAAGGATATAGGCAATCAGAAAAGCTGGGTCGTTACCTTAAGGATAATAAAAGCACTTTTCAAATACATCGTATTGTTAGCAGTGACTTGCAACGAGCAATGGAACGTAGGTACAATGAAGATGTCTGA
- a CDS encoding dihydrofolate reductase family protein encodes MRKVVVSEFVSLDGVMENPQWTVQFRSEETKKFKFNELKASDALLLGRETYVHFAAAWPNLIEQEGEYGRMMNDYPKHVISSTLEKMEWNNSSLIKGNITEEISKLKQQPGKDILVFGSCKLVQALSRLDLIDEYRLMVFPVLIGNGKRLFGEGIDKKVLKLTETMTFGSGVVVLTYHPER; translated from the coding sequence ATGAGAAAAGTAGTTGTATCAGAGTTTGTATCGCTGGATGGCGTCATGGAGAATCCACAGTGGACGGTCCAATTCCGTAGTGAGGAAACTAAGAAATTCAAGTTCAATGAACTGAAAGCTAGCGACGCTCTTCTGCTTGGGCGCGAAACGTATGTTCATTTTGCAGCGGCTTGGCCTAATTTGATCGAGCAAGAAGGGGAATATGGCCGAATGATGAACGATTACCCCAAGCACGTGATTTCATCAACCCTGGAAAAAATGGAATGGAACAATTCATCGCTGATCAAGGGCAATATCACGGAGGAAATATCCAAGCTGAAGCAGCAGCCTGGTAAGGATATCTTGGTATTTGGCAGCTGCAAGCTCGTTCAAGCGCTGAGCCGGCTTGACCTCATCGACGAATATCGGCTTATGGTTTTCCCAGTTCTGATTGGAAACGGAAAACGTCTCTTTGGAGAAGGGATCGATAAGAAAGTGCTGAAACTGACGGAAACAATGACATTCGGTTCAGGCGTCGTTGTTCTGACTTATCATCCAGAAAGATAA
- a CDS encoding copper amine oxidase N-terminal domain-containing protein, which translates to MMKLKPRLLKKAGTIAISAVLVGSLLGSTVFAAQTAKILVNGVEVVTNVSPQIINGRVMVPISFVARALGADVDWNGKTKTVNIKTQNSSSGDDIMVQQIPLQSIQSYINARNTIISFLNKYDMRDQTGRELVSEDFDSDIFLLAEGVVIPIGGIFPQFLDYKIIDAKQDSNKWIIRLEIYEYDPHSLQVNLKLVDFHVTDNKISEAWLAGDIRQLDDYTVFPGLTVNK; encoded by the coding sequence ATGATGAAGTTAAAGCCAAGGTTGTTGAAAAAGGCCGGAACTATTGCAATTAGCGCTGTCTTGGTTGGGAGTCTATTGGGGTCCACAGTTTTTGCAGCACAAACGGCTAAAATCTTGGTAAACGGTGTTGAAGTAGTCACGAACGTAAGCCCACAAATCATCAATGGCCGAGTTATGGTGCCCATCAGCTTTGTTGCACGCGCACTCGGAGCAGATGTAGATTGGAACGGCAAAACGAAAACCGTAAACATTAAGACGCAAAACAGTTCATCCGGTGATGATATAATGGTTCAACAAATCCCCCTGCAATCGATCCAGAGCTACATCAATGCCAGAAATACAATCATTTCCTTCCTCAATAAATATGACATGCGGGACCAAACAGGTCGTGAATTGGTCTCAGAAGATTTCGACAGCGACATTTTCCTTCTGGCAGAAGGTGTCGTTATACCCATAGGCGGGATATTCCCGCAGTTTCTTGACTACAAAATAATTGATGCTAAGCAAGATTCTAATAAGTGGATAATTCGTTTAGAGATCTACGAGTATGACCCCCACTCACTTCAGGTCAATTTGAAGCTAGTTGACTTCCATGTTACAGATAATAAAATTTCCGAAGCATGGCTTGCTGGTGATATCAGACAACTTGATGATTACACCGTCTTTCCTGGATTGACGGTTAATAAGTAG
- a CDS encoding PstS family phosphate ABC transporter substrate-binding protein has translation MFACPNGQRPVDVLAAGRHECGVANSGEITNWRDVGGSNDGIRAFQRPEGSGSRTALRKLMAGEPLITPHQEDVVNGMGGIIAETAQYRNHKNALGFSFLFFVTGMVCNGNIRLLSIDGMAPTRENIANGTYPLTAVFYAVTTNSDNPNVERFIEWILSPQGQSLVEKTGYTPL, from the coding sequence ATATTTGCTTGCCCGAACGGGCAGCGACCGGTCGATGTCCTGGCTGCTGGGCGCCATGAATGCGGGGTCGCTAATAGCGGGGAAATCACGAATTGGCGGGACGTTGGCGGGAGCAATGACGGTATCCGGGCGTTTCAACGCCCGGAGGGGAGCGGAAGCCGAACTGCGCTGCGAAAATTAATGGCAGGGGAACCGCTAATAACGCCTCACCAAGAAGACGTTGTGAACGGAATGGGCGGCATTATTGCAGAAACCGCCCAATACCGAAATCACAAGAACGCACTAGGTTTTTCATTCCTTTTCTTCGTCACCGGGATGGTGTGCAACGGCAATATCCGCCTCTTGTCTATTGATGGCATGGCCCCAACGAGAGAAAACATAGCTAATGGAACGTACCCGCTTACGGCTGTGTTCTATGCGGTCACAACGAATTCCGATAATCCTAACGTGGAACGTTTCATTGAATGGATCTTGTCCCCGCAAGGACAGTCACTCGTAGAGAAGACAGGGTATACGCCTTTATAG
- a CDS encoding MFS transporter — protein sequence MAIVRDRYASRGVAAAQGPAIAAVTYEQVAKSELNKANGLKELMFPLASVLAPVLAGLLYAPIGLPGIILVDLVTFAIAVAGTVLSPISVVAGRHEVDGAASDENRLWKQTLQGFAYISRRKGLFALVIFMAVEFAA from the coding sequence TTGGCAATTGTACGCGATCGTTACGCTTCAAGGGGGGTTGCGGCCGCACAAGGACCGGCGATCGCCGCCGTTACGTATGAGCAGGTAGCCAAGAGCGAGCTTAATAAGGCCAATGGGCTGAAGGAGCTCATGTTCCCGCTGGCCAGCGTCCTTGCCCCAGTTTTGGCGGGCTTGCTTTATGCACCGATTGGGCTTCCCGGCATCATTTTGGTTGACCTCGTTACGTTCGCGATCGCTGTTGCAGGGACGGTTTTGTCGCCGATTTCGGTAGTTGCCGGCAGGCATGAGGTGGATGGGGCGGCTTCGGACGAGAACCGGCTATGGAAGCAGACGCTCCAAGGCTTTGCGTATATCTCCCGCCGAAAAGGGCTATTCGCGCTTGTCATTTTCATGGCGGTGGAATTTGCTGCTTAA